One genomic region from Microcystis panniformis FACHB-1757 encodes:
- the tatA gene encoding twin-arginine translocase TatA/TatE family subunit, with translation MFGLGWPEIVIIAVVVLLIFGPKKIPEFGAALGKTLRGFKEEINQDDQEIEDSDEKMR, from the coding sequence ATGTTTGGATTAGGTTGGCCAGAAATAGTAATTATTGCTGTGGTTGTTCTCCTGATATTTGGACCGAAAAAAATACCCGAATTTGGGGCAGCTTTGGGGAAAACTTTACGGGGATTTAAAGAAGAAATCAATCAAGATGATCAAGAAATTGAAGACAGTGACGAGAAGATGAGATAG